The window gccccctgagttccctcgctctctacttcctgtttaatgtcagtggtactaccggactcctcacaatcatcatctatgcagcacagatatgcctgatatagaatcttacgtctctcctcatctgccttcactgccttcttcaactcagctgtctctaacactaataatctaataatctcctcctttctctcgctctctagtctaactttattctccgctgttgcaatcacactggtTAGCGACTGTCCCCCTGACCGTGGGAATAAAACGCTCTATGAAAAGATTTATTCTCATGAATTTATCAGAGTTATCAGAAAAGGGTCCAGACAGAATCATCATTCCGTCTGGTTTCGGACCTCCATTTTGGTGATGTACAGAATCCACATTAGAGTTCTGTACAGGCTGTgttagtcagaataatcagcagtgtatggtgtgcatgactgaggtgtgtgcatgcaggacccaaacaaaccaggaccctgagacttggaggaggaagagtctagGTCCCAGCTAAACATGGGCCTAACTGCTACAGTAGTGTTGCAAAGCTTgtaaagctgtctgtgtttctgcagaaatataCAGTTTTGAAATAAATGGCCTCATCCatggtccaggtccaggtccaggtccaggtccagcagagtgtgcagtgtgctgctgctttgttcttgaacacatgcagatgtgtgaataatgtgagtgtgagctgtgacatggagaagagtcttGGACAGTTAGAGacgtcctcttacctctgagctgtggtccggctctcatggtccccacacagagtcctcttagagggagggactccctcctctctgtcctcacactgactcatagcactCATAGCtcatccaccttcatgtgtggagctgctggttctgctgcagtctgtctgacaggaaatgaacaatgaacagaAACCACGCCTTGAACACAGCACacctgacacaacactgacatgaaggggttaacagtggatagaacaggtctgagtgcagagtcacccagctgtcagaccggttcagTCGTCCTTTATATAGAAGCCCTTTATGCCTCTGGCTGTAAATCAGTCCACAGACACTCCCTCCTCAGCTCTTGTCAACAGCACCTCAccatcacagagaaaaacaactgtttgctTTTGATGCAGGAAATTTCCAAACAGAGAGAAATCTGCATCTTGCTCACctgtttcatctccatggtgacAGCTGATCCAAAAGAAGAGAGTAGATAAAATGACATCTTCAATAAAACAATCAAACATGAAAAGCTTTGTGGACTAACCTGCCCAGTAAGAAGAAGGGAACAGTGCAGGTCCATCAACAGACACACCGTGGAGAAGCTTGTGAATTCTGACCAGATATAGAGTCTTCATCCtccccatcctcttcctctttggacCAGGCTGCTTCAACACTGCAGTCAGACATGGAGGATGTGAAGTTGCTGCAGCTGAGTCTTTGtctgaggagtgttgtgtcacaGATGTAGCCTCTTTGTGGAGCTGACTGGCTGAGGAGAGATTTAGGAGACTTTACATTTGGAGTTTGACGATATGAAGGAGGAAATATGAAGAGAGTGGAGGTAAGATGGCTGACCCTGCATGTCTTCTAGCTGTTGGATGtatctggctgcctctctacTGTTGATGTGGAAGCGGTGACTGTCACTCAGGTGTCTTAGGACATGTTTAGAGTGGAAGGCTGAATGAGTGTAGTACACCATCGTAGGGAGGCACAGAGAGCCCACTGCAGGTAGGCTGGCAGCTTTCACCAAGCTAAGTGCTAACgtcataggcgtcgctaccattatatcagagggggacatgccccccccacattttaaaacggcccgtttggacccccccacatttagtgagtaggaaactccacctaacgctgtttcgattgctcgtgaaaaactccgttccacttggttcataagagaataacctcaccgctgaaatccactccatgttttcctggttaccacagcgctgcaataccgttactatagtaacagacctaacaaagccagtggtctcttcgagcgagcgtaaaacaccgtaaagagaaccgtcggtgctggtcgaagctggaggaggtgacgtcagtgtcatcccacaaagtccagctcatgctgaagcctgactgtttgtcacatggccccaggagacgttaggttgatgttaaatcaacttagaaacgttgggaggaagctgctgtttactgtcagttacagtagacggtcttatttgtctgacgacatgttgttgtcttttctgctccctccccacacacaatggacatgaggagattctaacaaagacacggagagttagagttgttttcagcattaacccatgttgtaataagggccaggttagctcctgttagcctgctagcttcagcctcgccgagccagtgcacacagccacctgctcctattcttatcagcaagaataaaacacatgtgatggaccgtcaggacacagtggagcattatatgaacagggacacactgatgcagcagatgaggcagcgcatcattataaacacattcacaacgtttgttgtgaattaagtagttttataagcaaataaaaataaagacatgcatttatttgtaagttagtatttttagtgtttcagtattatctgcattaagcagtttggttcatttttctatgggatttgccagttttttgtctctgtaaatgagagaaggcctcagatatggaggctgttagtgtagtagcaccagtatgtttgacaaaactgttgtttcacttggaattagtttctgtttgtcaccgagtttttgttgaatctgtctctgaaatagtcatgaagtgtttacttctgtaggtaaaatagtttaacaacctgctaaaatccacaggaaaacgcaactacttcatattattatattatatttcataatatactgatgtactttttttcaccacccacccacagaaggtgcccccccacagttttaatgcttcctacgccactggctaacgtgatgctaacgtgatgctaacaggctctttctgcattttgaagcagtttttcttccatttaccgttgatctgatctgacaaacttgatgtggatacaaagactttgttcttgtcgatggtcattatcattatgggcgctgctaaacatgctgcgttgtctctctgttgttgtagctgaggacgagcagagcagcgtcgtcatagacctgctgctgttgtcattgttcagtttactgctgctctctttatgtcttgctgtaattactgtacattgtgtaattgtgatattctctccacagctctgtgatcttatgaccagacgctgcaccagaccagtcttcacctgcctgaggacagcacgtgataataattgttatcactgtttttgttctatcctgtatatgtaatgcattttattcaaatccaaatacagtaaactgttgccagcatatctgggtttcattatttgtgcagcattttaaaataacaaatgtaagacattgaatgtttaatgcaacagaccacacacacagttacagtttttcagtgaacagattattctcatgtatgatcaacaaaaacaaaaaaagaacagaagcaccaaacatgttagaagctgaagaaataacaggtcagttccaggtgtgggacgcctccctgctacacaggcaaagccagtctggttggcctggtccgcagtgtctagctgaagaagagaagtcagctcctcatacgccatgacgcctccttccgttctttcttttcttgcttctctctctccttgcgatccttcttttcttgcttctctctctccttgcaatccttcttttcttgcttctctctcttcttgcaatccttcttttcctgcttctctctctccttgcaatccttcttttcctgcttctctctctcctcacgttctttcttttcctgcttctctctcttcttgcgatccttcttttcttgtttctccctctgctcacgttctttctgcagcttcttatctgcctttttttgctccttcttggaaatcTTCGGCTCGCTGAGTTCctcttccaggagcctcttctcctctctaacctcgttaaggagctgctgcatgctctcaaggctttcgtctttaactgcgagcacctcttccaggtgcagcagtcgtgtgtgcatcacctctgcgctctccttcagttggcagtcgagagcgttttttttactggtcatagtgatgatgatgtctttatcctcttctacgtgggagtgcagagtgctaagtttacaggtcatatcaacacacctcctgtccaaaattatagaccatctcatagaaacagctttgtagacctgcagctcttccacagtgtctctgaggcACCGATTTTCATCGGtggcttctttgagctgcacatccataaactgttgttgtgaatacatgtcctcatgcatgcctgccaatgcacgctgtttaatggccagatcctcctttaatgctgctgcctgctcctcccacttttgctccttgtgggccatcttcttttttagagaagccaggtcggcacgcagctgatcgttttctgcacgtagcagagcagcactctcgcTCCTGAACATATCTTTAGTTGAAGAAATAGTCCTCgctcaatggaaaataatcctgaatgcttgaatccatgtgccaaaatgctcttgtttgtgtactaagctccacggcgacaacctttgatgatgtcatcaaaggttgtcgccgtggagcttagttcagtgttttgttttgattgtggtgtgctgtctccatggtaacttcacccggttagtacggtaaaataacacatgagacgtttcagtatattcacggcattcagatttgtgattttaacaactagctagctagtatggtatccaatgataccagatgtcgcctttccctttaagcctcaccgcatgggatgtcctgtccaccatctgatttggtccagtccacctaggctccgaccacttcctttttatcaccttcaggagggcccactcggctgtgtgtggtgtggctccgcctggactctccgtctctcctttcacctgtaatgcaaaagctgacaccaaagctttaaattcattatattatggtttctattaacaccatactgcatactctttcagtctcagcgggccagctggtccgggaaactgtagacctgcaagaagctcataggttgtaaatcatatggttattaacagaacatcatacacacatcaagtcaatagaaaatatttgaacccatgttaatttggtctgtgcacagattttagcccattttttgttttaggttttagtttcatcctttccacttttccctgtgactgtggctgatatactgcaccatacctatgttttaggcctaaagcctgctccaccttgcaacccccctgcagaacctgggtcaaatacattaatacctgtctcaccctctttttttctggaacagaacaccattcacaactccacctgtttcagaaacatccagataaaatggagctaagtgatctaggtgagccagatcggtggaagttgagacaatgaaagagacaagagtacaggaggcacaaaacctacatcagtaaatgatgaagaccgtATGCTGTGCgatagtgtggctaacatctcctgagccttattatgcctctactgtatgaatggtaacctaataagctttaaaggatgaagaattctaaacacctatcctctgtgatggcctattcattagaaatagcttttcctaaccatggagcctaattctgtaatattatgtgtggaacaatgactaagcaaacaagtggcacactattatctgccattttgagccatttaaactattctggtgttaactatacgtcagcagctactccctcctcagccacaaacaagacagaaaacgagtccagcagatatcttcacaagacatctgtatcgtagtggttctcatcagccactgtccagttactccaacactctgggagcataaaaagtctgtccagtaacaaATGTccctattaatccatctggggagcacataatggaggttccagtctctgggcatcagattcactggtgatgagctggagcgaatgaaacaatgactgtggtgctggcctgctgacacagttttacaagttctgtgaatggcagatgttgCCAACCGACGGAATAATGTGAGATGCcacttccctggggaggataccagggagccccttgtggtcactcACGGgactgcttgtagtgacagtctctttcccagtggccaggttttccacagtagaagcagtcacccccactcataccgctgtatccaccccttccatgcccccctcccccacggccaccctcttttcccctccagttacttcCTCTATGATGTTGGCCCAAGGTGgcgttaaatacatatcaggattacccacaactggggactgtggctggggtgggggagcaggctgaggtactcagttgttttctatatgtaaattcatatggtgtacaacatgtctctcccaatcaacagaatcacttcctggtaaatcagggtcatttttcagggcctgctgaagcaacaggggaagcccctcctctgtttcctgtctataccagtgctgctgggcaccaggttgactagagttcactcctgtctgtctgtctgttactcgccccctcccatcagggacagtcatgatggggtacatcccagcggtggggtctgaggcgaggcagaagctacagcagaggcgggtgaatagggaggcggtatctcagccccctgagttccctcgctctctacttcctgtttaatgtcagtggtactaccggactcctcacaatcatcatctatgcagcacagatatgcctgatatagaatcttacgtctctcctcatctgccttcactgccttcttcaactcaactgtctctaacactaataatctaataatctcctcctttctctcgctctctagtctaactttattctccgctgttgcaatcacactggtTAGCGACTGTCCCCGTGACCGTGGGAATAAAACGCTCTATGAAAAGATTTATTCTCATGAATTTATCAGAGTTATCAGAAAAGGGTCCAGACAGAATCATCATTCCGTCTGGTTTCTCCATTTTGGTGTTGTACAGAATCCACATTAGAGTTCTGTACAGGCTGTgttagtcagaataatcagcagtgtatggtgtgcatgactgaggtgtgtgcatgcaggacccaaacaaaccaggaccctgagacttggaggaggaagagtctagGTCCCAGCTAAACATGGGCCTAACAGCTACAGTAGTGTTGGAAAGCTTgtaaagctgtctgtgtttctgcagaaatataCAGTTTTGAAATAAATGGCCTCATCCatggtccaggtccaggtccaggtccaggtccaggtccagcagagtgtgcagtgtgctgctgctttgttcttgaacacatgcagatgtgtgaataatgtgagtgtgagctgtgacatggagaagagtcttGGACAGTTAGAGacgtcctcttacctctgagctgtggtccggctctcatggtccccacacagagtcctcttagagggagggactccctcctctctgtcctcacactgactcatagcactCATAGCtcatccaccttcatgtgtggagctgctggttctgctgcagtctgtctgacaggaaatgaacaatgaacagaAACCACGCCTTGAACACAGCACacctgacacaacactgacatgaaggggttaacagtggatagaacaggtctgagtgcagagtcacccagctgtcagaccggttcagTCGTCCTTTATATAGAAGCCCTTTATGCCTCTGGCTGTAAATCAGTCCACAGACACTCCCTCCTCAGCTCTTGTCAACAGCACCTCAccatcacagagaaaaacaactgtttgctTTTGATGCAGGAAATTTCCAAACAGAGAGAAATCTGCATCTTGCTCACctgtttcatctccatggtgacAGCTGATCCAAAAGAAGAGAGTAGATAAAATGACATCTTCAATAAAACAATCAAACATGAAAAGCTTTGTGGACTAACCTGCCCAGTAAGAAGAAGGGAACAGTGCAGGTCCATCAACAGACACACCGTGGAGAAGCTTGTGAATTCTGACCAGATATAGAGTCTTCATCCtccccatcctcttcctctttggacCAGGCTGCTTCAACACTGCAGTCAGACATGGAGGATGTGAAGTTGCTGCAGCTGAGTCTTTGtctgaggagtgttgtgtcacaGATGTAGCCTCTTTGTGGAGCTGACTGGCTGAGGAGAGATTTAGGAGACTTTACATTTGGAGTTTGACGATATGAAGGAGGAAATATGAAGAGAGTGGAGGTAAGATGGCTGACCCTGCATGTCTTCTAGCTGTTGGATGtatctggctgcctctctacTGTTGATGTGGAAGCGGTGACTGTCACTCAGGTGTCTTAGGACATGTTTAGAGTGGAAGGCTGAATGAGTGTAGTACACCATCGTAGGGAGGCACAGAGAGCCCACTGCAGGTAGGCTGGCAGCTTTCACCAAGCTAAGTGCTAACgtcataggcgtcgctaccattatatcagagggggacatgcccccccacattttaaaacggcccgtttggacccccccacatttagtgagtagtaaactccacctaacgctgtttcgattgctcgtgaaaaactccgttccacttggttcataagagaataacctcaccgctgaaatccactccatgttttcctggttaccacagcgctgcaataccgttactatagtaacagacctaacaaagccagtggtctcttcgagcgagcgtaaaacaccgtaaagagaaccgtcggtgctggtcgaagctggaggaggt of the Parambassis ranga chromosome 8, fParRan2.1, whole genome shotgun sequence genome contains:
- the LOC114439908 gene encoding FERM domain-containing protein 6-like — its product is MVYYTHSAFHSKHVLRHLSDSHRFHINSREAARYIQQLEDMQASQLHKEATSVTQHSSDKDSAAATSHPPCLTAVLKQPGPKRKRMGRMKTLYLVRIHKLLHGVSVDGPALFPSSYWADRLQQNQQLHT